The following nucleotide sequence is from Paenibacillus andongensis.
ACTCTTATTGCTTGTATTTGCATTTGGTTTATCAAATATCGGGAATCAAGGTGACGTCGCCGTTCCCCCAGCTGAGGCGGAAAGGGTTTATGAGCTACCGTCCTCGAATCTTGCAACTCCGCTACCTGAAAACTTGCAGGAACGAATGTATCTTTTGGAAAATGTGTATAAACAATTTTCTGTTAAGCCAATGAGTATTTATAAGTCTGAGGGTGAATACCCTAATGGTGCCTTTCATCTTCAGCTTATTAAGCTGGGTAATCATCGTGAGGAATTGAGCTTACAAGAGAAAGGTCAGATTAAAGAAGCCATCTATAAGGCCGTAGGGTCACGTTTCTCCCTGGATATTACAACTTTGGTGATACCGAAAGAGGAGGAGTTGGTTGGATATATATCCGAACTGGATAAGAAGGATCGAAAAATTCTCCTTGTCAATTCTGAGGCCTGCTTAGATAAGGAATGCAAGGAACCAGAGAAGTTTTGGGTGAGTCTCGAAGAATATACCGTTATCGTAACGAATAACAACATCGCTTCAAATAAGTTTGAGGATCTAAAACAAGGAGATTTGCTCCATGTGTGGACTACACAAGCCGTATTGCTAAGCTCTCCTCCGCAATATACAGCACTTGATATTGAGGTGATAGAGCCTGAAGATGAGTCGCCAGTTGCTCTTTCAACATTAATGAAGACTGATTTTAATGGCATTAAACAAATCGATGTCAGATTCGGTGACGGTAATAAGCTCGCAATTACAGATACAAAATCTCTTGAGGAGATATCATTCAAATTGAAAAGAATTGAGCTTGTCCGAGCCAATGATAAACGAACATTTTACGGGTCTCTGTTCGGGATGGAATTAACCATTGGGGATAACAAGTTTCATTATGGTACCAGTCTAAGTTTTGATAACATTAAATATAAACAAAATTCAGTCACAACCGAACTAAACGACTATATCGTCGCGCTTGGAAGAGCCAGCATTCCGAATTTATTACCTGGCATACAAAGATAAAAAGAGCTGCTCACGAAGTCTTCGCGACTCGTAGCAGCTTTTTCTTTCTAATCAAAGCGCTTTTCGGATCACCTTTTTATAATGCAGAACGGAGAGGATGCCGAATATCGAGTATAAAATGGTATACAGCACCATCACAATGATCATTGGCGTCCATAGCTCTGCGCCGAAAAGAAACCATCCCGACTGAACTGCAAAATAGCTGTGGATCAGCCCGACGACCAAGGGAATACCGAAATTAAAAATTTGTTTCAACTGAATGCCCTTTAACAAATCGTCCTGCGTAAAACCAAGTTTCCGTAGAATCGTATACGTCGGCTTTTCATCTTCGCTTTCATCCATTTGCTTGAAATAAAGAATGCAGCCTGATGTAATCAGGAAGGTTAGTCCTAAGAAGCCAACGATGAACATGATGAGTCCCATCCTGTTTTTCTGGTCATTGGCCATATTTTGTCGGGAATCATAAGAACGATTTTGATCAAAGCCCAGCTCATGAAAAATCTGATTTGCTTCGAGAAGTTTGGCCTCATTTTCGATATCAATGCCCAGATAGAGCGATGACTCTTTTTGAATTGCGGGGTTGATATCTTGCTTTAGTCGTTTGAAAACCGAATCGTCAACGATAGCAGCAGGCAGTCCGCCATTCGAAAAGTACCAAGAAACGATGTATTGCTTTCTAGAGCCTACATAAGTTTGCGGAATAACGACCTGCTGCCCGCTAAGTTGGATATGGCCCGAATTTTTGAGGCTCATAAATTTTTGCAGCATGTCATTGGTACCCGTAAATAGCGTTTGTTCGGCAGTCAGATCGACGAATGGCGCATCCTTGTCACTGATAACAGGAATCGTCATGTTACTCGGATCAAGGCTAAGGCCTTCCATATTGGAAGTCAAAATTTCCTTTAGATTGGCTTTGACCTGAACGACCTCAATCGCTGTATCCCTGTGCTTGATTTGACTATCATCTAACGCTGCTTTAAATTTGTTGGCATCAACTATATTCGTAATGGCAAAGTGTGCAGGTACGCTATCTAGGGCCGTTTTTTCCGCAGAGTAGTAGGAAATGTAGCTTAAAGATAATAAGGCGATGGAAAGCGCAGATATGGTTGTAATGACAGTCAATAACAAGGCATTCGATTTCATGCGAAACATGATGGATGAAAGCGATAAGACCTCGCGAACATGTAAATAGCCATTTTTCCTGCTTCGGATGACGTTAAAGATTAACCGGACAGACCCTTTATAGAACAGATAGGTTCCGATGATGACGGAGGCCAAAATAAAGATCATGGCCGAAAAAATTTCAACCATCGTCATGAAATCTCCGCTAAACAGCTTCGAGGAAACGTAGTAGCCTAACATAATAAGGAGCATTCCCACTATCCCCATGACGGCTTCCGAAGTAGACAATCTTTTCACCTTCACTTCCGTCGAGGTAGAGACGCGAAACAACGATAAAATGCTCTGTCTTTTAATAAAAATATAGTTGACCAGCATGATCATCAAGTAGACGGCGCTAAATACAACAAGGGTCTGGAGTAGGGCTTGCATTGAAAAGTGAAGCGATGCGGCAGCTTTAATGCCTGTAATTTGGAATAAAATCATTAGGATGAGCTTAGACACGGAAAATCCGATAAACGTCCCGGCGATTAATGAACCGAAATATAGAATAAAGTTCTCGACGCTTAGGATGCGGAAAATTGCGGTTTTCGTCATACCGATTAACTGCAATAAACCGATTTCTTTACTGCGCCTTTTCACAAAAATGTTGTTAGCATACAGATTAAAGATAGCGACAATCGCAACAAGTAAAATGGAAGCTGCACGAATGGATGCCGCGCCTTTAATGGAGCCTTTGGTTTGGTCCAAGGCAGGGTCATACTGCAGGGTAACGAATGCGAAATAAAGCGCGACGCTGAACATTAAGGCAAACATATACAGGTAGTAATGCTTGATGTTGGACTTCAGGTTTTGAACAATCAACTGGTTAATGCTCATTGTGCACCCCGCCCAGCACGCCCTGTGTCTTCATGATGTCTTGAAAGAAGGCCTGCCTGGATGCTTGGCCTTTATATAATTGGGTATAAATTTGTCCGTCCTTAATAAAAATGACTCTGCTGCTGTAGCTGGCAGCAACTGAATCATGAGTAACCATAACGATGGTCGCTTTCCGTCGTTGATTCAATTCATTAAGCTTGTTAAGTAAATCTGAGGCGGATTTGGAATCGAGTGCACCGGTGGGCTCGTCTGCGAAAATAATACTTGGTTCATGAACAAATGCTCTGGCAGCAGAAGTCCGCTGCTTCTGTCCGCCGGAGATTTCGCTCGGATACTTATCTTTAATTTCAAAAATGCCGAGCTCAGTTGCTACCGCTTGAAATTTGTGATCGGCTTCTTGTTTCGAAGCTTTGGTAATGGACAGCGGCAGGAGGATATTCTCCTTTACGGTCAATGTATCCAGCAGGTTATAGTCTTGAAAGATAAACCCCAGATGATGCTTGCGGAATTCAGCCAACTGCTTCTCTTTCATGGCCGTAATTTCTTGGCCTTCGATTTTAATGGAGCCTTGACTTAGCCTGTCAATCGAAGAAAGGACATTGAGCAGCGTTGTTTTACCTGAGCCGGAAGCACCCATGATGCTGACGAATTCCCCTTTTTCAATGCTGATATCCACGCCCTTGAGCACCTCTTGCTTATTTAGCTTATTGCCATAGCTTTTATGGATTTTAGCTGCTTCCAAAATGTTCATATCATTCACTCCTCTTCTACGATAGCTTTATTATAAAAAGCTGCGCATCCTTTTTCCTGCGATTGAACGAACAAAGAAGAAAGGCATGTGACAATGTTGTCACATGCCTGTAATCCGGACAGTTTCATTTGGTTGTGGAAAAGTGAGAGTAAAGGTTGTTCCCGCACCTGCTTCTGAATGGACAGCAACATGAAGGAGCAAAGCCTGCGCCGCTTTTTTGGCTAAATATAAGCCCATTCCTGTTGCGGCGCTGTCCTGATGCCATGTCGTAGAAGTAAAGCCTTTATCAAAGATGCGCGGCAAATCCTTTGGATCGATTCCGCGACCATGGTCTTTTACCTCGAGCACCGTTCGCTCATGCTGCTGGAAGCTCTTTACGATGATATCCGAAGCGTCGATGTCGCTGTATTTCACTGCGTTCGTTAAGAGCTGCCGTAGGATAAAGGCTAACCATTTCGCATCGCTAAGCACTTTCGTGACTTCGAAATGTACGTCAAAGCCAATTCCTTTTTGTATGCACCAGGACTTCAACGTCTTGATCTCCATATAAATAAGAGCTTCAAGATCTACGTGCTCGATATACAAGTCGTTCTCCATAGACGGCAAACGTTTTTGGTGGAGCTGCTGGTCAAGCAGCAGATGGATCCGCAGCCATTCATAGGTCAAAGCAGCTTTCATGGCTTCATTATCCAAGCGATCAATCATTAAACGCATGGCCGTGAGCGGTGTCTTCACTTCATGAATCCACGACAGCAGCTCGTCCTTCTCTTGTTCTAACGCTACCTGGTGCCGTGAGGCGATTTGACTCAGCCGCTCGGTCAGGCTCGTCATACTGGTCTCTACAATATGTTCAAACGGGCTCTCAGCATCGGCGATACTTGCAAGGTCGAGATTGTTTTCTCGTTCTTCCAAGCGTTTATAGAACTTCGTTTCTTTGTTGTAACGGATAATCAGAAAGATAGCAAACAAAGTCATCCATAAAAAAACAATATAGAGAATAGGGGGGAAGGGAATCTCGTAATCGAGATAAGCGATAAAAAGGAGCATTCCTTGCCCAAGCAGAAACAGCAGGATCCAGCTTTTCCTTTCCATAACATACTTTTTAATCATGGAAAGAGGACTCCTCTGCTGCGATGTAACCCTGACCGACCTTCGTTTCGATAAAGCGTCCTAAGCCAATTTCGTCCAAGCGTTTCCGCAGCCGATTGACATTCACGGTCAAGGTATTGTCACTCACAAAACGCTGATCATCCCATAAGCTGTTAATGATTTCTTCCCGACTCACAATCGTGTTCTTATGTTCAATCAACAGCTTGAGAATATAGATTTCATTCTTCGTCAACTCAATCGAGCCTGCTTGATTCGTAACCGCATTTTTCTCGTAATCAATCGTTGCGCCGCACCAGGTTTTGAGCTTGATGGGTTCCGTGTTGTAGTTATAGACGCGTCTGAGAATGGCTTGGATCTTCGCGACGAGTACATCAAAATGAAAGGGTTTCTGAATAAAATCATCCGCTCCCAGCTGCATAGACATGACCATGTCAGTGGGGTGATCACGTGAAGATAGAAATACAATCGGAATGTTGGAATGGGTCCGAATCATTCGGCACCAATGAAACCCGTCAAATTTGGGCAGTTGAATATCAATGATAACTAAATCAGGTTTTAGGGCAATGAACTCTTCAACCACTCTGCTAAAATCCGTTATGCCGTGTACATCGTACGACCATTTGGCCAACCTGTCTTTGATCTCCGTGAACAGGGTTACGTCATCTTCAATGAGCAAGATTTTAAACAATAAGAATCACTCCACTTGCGTCGAATTTCTAAACCCCATTGTAATGGAAAATAGCGCCTTGTGCTACGTAGATAAAAAAAGCTGCTCACGAAGTCATTGACGACTCGTGGCAGCTTTTTTGCTATTGTTACGAATCAGAAGTTTCGTCGTCTGCATAAATGGAATGAATGTTTCCTTCAGGATCAGCGAAGAAAGCTGTTGTCTGTCCCCATGGCATAATAGTTGGTTCTTTAATTGCAATAGCACCTTTGGTAAGGATGTCTCTATACGTTTTTTGGACTAATTCCGGGGAATCACAGGGGAAACAGAGCTCGAATGATTGACCTTTACGTTCTTCTAAAAAGGAGCTATGTCCATCGGTGTTAACAGCCATTAGTCTTTTTGAGCAAATAGAAAAACGAACTCCTATATTCTCGAATTCAACATATTCCTCAGAATCAACAAGTATTTTAAAACCTAGTGCATCACGATAAAACCGAGCTAAAAGAGGCACGTCATTCGATAAAATAGTAATTACAGCTATGTTTGCTTTCAATAAGAACACTTCCTCTCCTTTTTAAACTACCATATTTTTCTTTGTAAAAGCTAGTTTGGATAAGATCAGTTTGATGTTCTCCCACTAAATGACGCATAATGGTACAAACAAGAGCTGGATAATTAGAGGAGAGAACATAGATGAGCAAAAAGATACAGATTGAGACAGAGTCAGCCAAGCGAATGGCTCCCTCATTTACACTACCTGCATCCAACGGGAAAAAAGTATCCTTAAAGGATTTCAAAGGGAAGAAGCTGGTCATTTACTTTTACCCTCAAGACAACACGCCAACCTGTACCCAGCAATCGTGCGATTTTCGTGACTATAATGGTAAGTTTGCACAGCTCGGTGTGGAAGTGATCGGAATTAGCCCAGATGAGTTGAAAGCCCACGATAAGTTCATTGCGAAGTATGAGCTGCCGTTCCTACTGCTTTCTGACCCTGACCATCAGGTAGCTGAGAAGTTCGGTGTTTGGGCACTAAAGAAACTATATGGCCGTGAGTATATGGGGATTGTTCGGTCTACTTTCCTAATTGATGAAAAGGGATATATCGTCAAGGAATGGAGTAAAGTGAGGGTGAAGAATCACGTTCAGTCGGTTTTGGACGCTGTAATGGCATTGAATACTAATACATAAAGATCAACCCATAATCACTAAAACGCAGTATAGAACGTTGGAACTTTTTTACAAATTATTCGTCTAATTCATTGCAGGGGAGAAAATTTGTGAAGAGGGGAAAGCGATGAAAAAGAAGCTGATGGTTTCGATATTGTCTATTTTCATGGCATATGGAAGTACAGCGTACGGGGCTGTGGAGGAAACCCATTGGGTGATGAAGGAGCTTAAGGATTACAAGCAGTACATCGTGCCTTATTGGGTTAATTCGTCGACACAAGGTACGATCACGCAGAAAGAGTGGGATTCATTTCAGCTAAATGTGCTGGACTCTGGCAAGCTGGATAAACCTATATTACTCGATGATTGGGCGACGGCTCTTAAAATGGCGGTGGATTTGCCGGAAAAAAACCGTGAAGCCTGGATCAACATGTATGTTAACGAGCTAGGGCGAGGTACGGGGATTTCCCGTGAAAATGCGGTCGGAGGGATGGTAAAGCTGTTGATCGGTTCTTACTTCACGGGGAGCTGGTCTGGTGAAGAAGTAAAGTCGGCAAAAGAGCTGCTGGATCTCCAGGATATCAACGATAAGCAGCGAGGTTTGGTTGAGATTGCGTATATCCATGGAATTTTGGATGATTCGGTGAAAGAAAAGTTTAGGCCGAACGATATGCTGACGAATGCCGAAGCCATTTCTATGATGTTTAAGGTCATGGGGGAATTGGCGTATGCCAAGCCGGATCTGCCGGCAAACCATTGGCTCAGCGAAGAGCTGGAGTCTGCCTACCAAAGCAATAAGCTTCCAAAGCCGATGCTTAAGGTGCTGCGTCGTGCTTTTCAAGATCCGATGAACGCCGAACGCAATATTCCTGTTGGTCTGTGGCACGAAATGCTCATTTCAGGGTTGCCAGTACCTGCCTATGTGAAGGAGAAAGCGTTTATGTATACGCTTGCCTATGATCAGGATGGAGGAATACTTCGGGACAGAGCGGTAGTCGGAATAACTAAGCTGGGGAAAAATACAAGAAGCGCAACTGCGGAGGAAAAAATGAAAGCTGAAACAGCGTTTGCAGATTATCGCAATGCTTTTGATTCCGATAAGATCGCTGTTGCCTACGGAGATGGGCTTTTGGAGGGACGGAACGGTCAAAGCTTCGGCGTCCACGGTTACCTAACCTATGCGGAAGCGGCTGCTCTGGCTATCCGTGCAAGCTTAAGGGAGACATTGAACGATACCCCTTTGCTAATTGATGAGAAAACCGCATTGCAAATAGCCAAAGAAACGGACCCCGATTCTGAAGCCGAATGGAAAGCGACCTTCAAGAAGGGGCTGGTGCTCCATTACAACACGGACAGGTCAATTTATGACGGATGGGTCGTAGAAGCGGTCTATCCAGCAGGAAATAAAATGGTTGTAAATATTGATGCCAGAACGGGTAAAATCATGGTCCTTGGGGAGATTGAAGCTCCTATAGGGGAAACAGAGGAGTCAAGCTGACAGACGAACTGCCATCTTACGACGAACATCGTAGGGTGGTTTTCTTTTTTATGATTGACAGCGATTGATTTATTAGTGAGGATACGTATAAGGGCAAAGCTTTCTATACTAGCTGCACCGAAACAAATAGCCTACTTTGAAAGGACATTTCTCACATGTGGATGATGCTCAAAGACCGAAGAATGATGTTTCTCATGATAGCCAACATCTTATCCTCGATCGGCTCAGGAATAACAATGATCGGTGTGCCGTGGCTGTTAGTGAATCGAGCCGGGGGAAGTGAGATATTTGGTTACGCAACGCTAGCGTCAACCATTATACTTTTCTTTCTATCGCCGCATATCGGCGTGTATATTGATCGTATTTCCCGAAAGAAAATGCTGCTGGGAAGTGAAGTTGTCGGCGGATCAGTCACGCTGCTTTTTGCGCTCTGGGGATTAAGTGCAGGCCACTTCGAAACGTGGCAGTTGATTGTTATTTATTTTAGCGGTTCTCTGTACTACAACGTTCACTTTCCAACCCAGTTCGCATTTACGCAAGAGATCTTCTCGAAGGAGCAGTACAAAACGTTAAATTCCATCCTCGAAGTCCAAAATCAATCCACATCGATGATCGCGGGAGGCTTGGCCAGTCTACTGATCGATCATATCGATTTTGCGTGGATTCTATTAGCGGACGCGATGACTTACTTTTTGGGCTTTGGTCTATTTTTACTTATTCCTTATATCAAGAATAGGTCTGTGACGGCAAACGGCGCCGTTTCCATGTGGTCCAATATCAGAGAAGGCTTTGCTTATTTGAAAACAAGACCGCTATTGGTCATGTTTTTCCTTTGCGCACTGATGCCGTTTCTGTGTGTTATGGTCGGTAATTACCTTTACCCCGTCTATATCACAAGTGTCCTCCATGGAGGGGCCAATGTTCTTGGGGCGGCCGATATGATTTTCGCCATCGGAGCTGTCGTGGCCGGATTAACGGTCCCGCTGCTCATGCAGCGTTTGGGCTCCTATTATACGACGATTCTTTCGTTTGTCATTTTTAGTCTGTCGATTGTTTTCTTTTATGTATTCCCGCTAGTTTCTATTTTTCTCCTATTCAAAACGTTGAACGGATGGGGGAATGCGGGGAGTCGCGTAGCACGTAATACGATTTTGATGGAAATGGTCCCAAATCATTTGATCGGTCGTGTGAATAGTTTTTTCAACACCGTAGGGATGGGGATGCGAGTTCTGCTCATTGGCGTCTGTACG
It contains:
- a CDS encoding YobA family protein; translated protein: MLVFAFGLSNIGNQGDVAVPPAEAERVYELPSSNLATPLPENLQERMYLLENVYKQFSVKPMSIYKSEGEYPNGAFHLQLIKLGNHREELSLQEKGQIKEAIYKAVGSRFSLDITTLVIPKEEELVGYISELDKKDRKILLVNSEACLDKECKEPEKFWVSLEEYTVIVTNNNIASNKFEDLKQGDLLHVWTTQAVLLSSPPQYTALDIEVIEPEDESPVALSTLMKTDFNGIKQIDVRFGDGNKLAITDTKSLEEISFKLKRIELVRANDKRTFYGSLFGMELTIGDNKFHYGTSLSFDNIKYKQNSVTTELNDYIVALGRASIPNLLPGIQR
- a CDS encoding ABC transporter permease; protein product: MSINQLIVQNLKSNIKHYYLYMFALMFSVALYFAFVTLQYDPALDQTKGSIKGAASIRAASILLVAIVAIFNLYANNIFVKRRSKEIGLLQLIGMTKTAIFRILSVENFILYFGSLIAGTFIGFSVSKLILMILFQITGIKAAASLHFSMQALLQTLVVFSAVYLMIMLVNYIFIKRQSILSLFRVSTSTEVKVKRLSTSEAVMGIVGMLLIMLGYYVSSKLFSGDFMTMVEIFSAMIFILASVIIGTYLFYKGSVRLIFNVIRSRKNGYLHVREVLSLSSIMFRMKSNALLLTVITTISALSIALLSLSYISYYSAEKTALDSVPAHFAITNIVDANKFKAALDDSQIKHRDTAIEVVQVKANLKEILTSNMEGLSLDPSNMTIPVISDKDAPFVDLTAEQTLFTGTNDMLQKFMSLKNSGHIQLSGQQVVIPQTYVGSRKQYIVSWYFSNGGLPAAIVDDSVFKRLKQDINPAIQKESSLYLGIDIENEAKLLEANQIFHELGFDQNRSYDSRQNMANDQKNRMGLIMFIVGFLGLTFLITSGCILYFKQMDESEDEKPTYTILRKLGFTQDDLLKGIQLKQIFNFGIPLVVGLIHSYFAVQSGWFLFGAELWTPMIIVMVLYTILYSIFGILSVLHYKKVIRKAL
- a CDS encoding ABC transporter ATP-binding protein — protein: MNILEAAKIHKSYGNKLNKQEVLKGVDISIEKGEFVSIMGASGSGKTTLLNVLSSIDRLSQGSIKIEGQEITAMKEKQLAEFRKHHLGFIFQDYNLLDTLTVKENILLPLSITKASKQEADHKFQAVATELGIFEIKDKYPSEISGGQKQRTSAARAFVHEPSIIFADEPTGALDSKSASDLLNKLNELNQRRKATIVMVTHDSVAASYSSRVIFIKDGQIYTQLYKGQASRQAFFQDIMKTQGVLGGVHNEH
- a CDS encoding sensor histidine kinase, with product MIKKYVMERKSWILLFLLGQGMLLFIAYLDYEIPFPPILYIVFLWMTLFAIFLIIRYNKETKFYKRLEERENNLDLASIADAESPFEHIVETSMTSLTERLSQIASRHQVALEQEKDELLSWIHEVKTPLTAMRLMIDRLDNEAMKAALTYEWLRIHLLLDQQLHQKRLPSMENDLYIEHVDLEALIYMEIKTLKSWCIQKGIGFDVHFEVTKVLSDAKWLAFILRQLLTNAVKYSDIDASDIIVKSFQQHERTVLEVKDHGRGIDPKDLPRIFDKGFTSTTWHQDSAATGMGLYLAKKAAQALLLHVAVHSEAGAGTTFTLTFPQPNETVRITGM
- a CDS encoding response regulator transcription factor; protein product: MFKILLIEDDVTLFTEIKDRLAKWSYDVHGITDFSRVVEEFIALKPDLVIIDIQLPKFDGFHWCRMIRTHSNIPIVFLSSRDHPTDMVMSMQLGADDFIQKPFHFDVLVAKIQAILRRVYNYNTEPIKLKTWCGATIDYEKNAVTNQAGSIELTKNEIYILKLLIEHKNTIVSREEIINSLWDDQRFVSDNTLTVNVNRLRKRLDEIGLGRFIETKVGQGYIAAEESSFHD
- a CDS encoding VOC family protein, whose product is MKANIAVITILSNDVPLLARFYRDALGFKILVDSEEYVEFENIGVRFSICSKRLMAVNTDGHSSFLEERKGQSFELCFPCDSPELVQKTYRDILTKGAIAIKEPTIMPWGQTTAFFADPEGNIHSIYADDETSDS
- the bcp gene encoding thioredoxin-dependent thiol peroxidase, producing the protein MSKKIQIETESAKRMAPSFTLPASNGKKVSLKDFKGKKLVIYFYPQDNTPTCTQQSCDFRDYNGKFAQLGVEVIGISPDELKAHDKFIAKYELPFLLLSDPDHQVAEKFGVWALKKLYGREYMGIVRSTFLIDEKGYIVKEWSKVRVKNHVQSVLDAVMALNTNT
- a CDS encoding MFS transporter yields the protein MLKDRRMMFLMIANILSSIGSGITMIGVPWLLVNRAGGSEIFGYATLASTIILFFLSPHIGVYIDRISRKKMLLGSEVVGGSVTLLFALWGLSAGHFETWQLIVIYFSGSLYYNVHFPTQFAFTQEIFSKEQYKTLNSILEVQNQSTSMIAGGLASLLIDHIDFAWILLADAMTYFLGFGLFLLIPYIKNRSVTANGAVSMWSNIREGFAYLKTRPLLVMFFLCALMPFLCVMVGNYLYPVYITSVLHGGANVLGAADMIFAIGAVVAGLTVPLLMQRLGSYYTTILSFVIFSLSIVFFYVFPLVSIFLLFKTLNGWGNAGSRVARNTILMEMVPNHLIGRVNSFFNTVGMGMRVLLIGVCTQIVSFQGARTAILLLGVLLVVSFIGLIGSRPLFNVTTQAKNEAVPQEI